Proteins encoded together in one Meles meles chromosome 7, mMelMel3.1 paternal haplotype, whole genome shotgun sequence window:
- the LOC123947142 gene encoding olfactory receptor 8S1-like, giving the protein MASVNHSSITEFILLGLSADPHVQVLLFFLFLIIYLLTLLGNLLIILVIHTDSNLHTPMYFFLSHLSFQDLFYSSVTVPKLLENLLSQRKAISVEGCLVQVFFVFATTGIEACLLSVMAYDRYAAICHPLLYGQVMNKQLCERLVWGSWVVAFLDALVNILLALKMDFCEVQTIHHYSCELPSLFPLSCSDVSTNSAVLLCSALLHAIGTCLLIFFSYVRILSTILSISSTTGRSKAFSTCSSHLTAVMLFYGSSIVRYLMPTSGSPLELILSIQYSVITPLVNPLIYSWKSKEVKEALRRMVIKYLQCLGTEEI; this is encoded by the coding sequence ATGGCCTCAGTGAATCACAGCAGCATCACAGAGTTCATCCTTCTTGGGCTGTCTGCTGACCCCCATGTCCAGGTTCTgctcttttttctgttcctgaTAATTTACCTTCTCACTCTGCTGGGGAACCTGCTGATAATACTTGTGATCCATACAGATTCtaacctccacacacccatgtacttcttcctgagCCATCTCTCCTTCCAAGACCTCTTCTATTCTTCAGTCACCGTGCCCAAGCTGCTGGAGAACCTCCTGTCTCAGAGGAAAGCCATCTCCGTAGAGGGATGCCTGGTTCAGGTCTTCTTTGTGTTTGCCACTACAGGGATTGAGGCTTGCCTGCTCTCAGtaatggcctatgaccgctatgctGCCATCTGCCACCCTCTGCTCTATGGACAGGTAATGAATAAACAGCTATGCGAGAGGTTGGTATGGGGCTCTTGGGTCGTGGCCTTTCTGGATGCACTCGTGAACATCCtcctggctttgaagatggactTCTGTGAGGTTCAAACCATCCACCACTACTCCTGTGAGctgccttccctcttccctctctcctgctctgatGTCTCCACCAACTCTGCAGTGCTACTCTGCTCTGCCCTCCTGCATGCCATTGGCACCTGCCTCCTGATCTTCTTCTCTTATGTTCGCATTCTCTCCACCATCCTGAGCATCAGCTCCACCACAGGCAGAAGCaaagccttctccacctgctcctcccacctCACCGCGGTGATGCTGTTCTACGGCTCATCCATCGTTCGCTATCTCATGCCAACGTCAGGCTCACCTCTGGAGTTGATCCTCTCCATACAGTATAGTGTAATCACTCCCCTGGTGAATCCACTCATCTACAGTTGGAAGAGCAAGGAGGTGAAAGAAGCTCTGAGAAGGATggtgataaaatatttacaatgtcTGGGCACAGAAGAGATATAa